The Triticum aestivum cultivar Chinese Spring chromosome 7B, IWGSC CS RefSeq v2.1, whole genome shotgun sequence genome window below encodes:
- the LOC123157763 gene encoding citrate-binding protein-like, with amino-acid sequence MALRTLSWISVSLLVLASWSCAAARAARAPKAADPTYGFTSVRLDVLQRPYDEASGARYSFDGTMRMLWVLATDKPHARQRHTSPRTEIRMAGYDYSSGVWQFEGHGYVPSGTTGVSTMQVFGAGETATTLMLHVYDGALRYYDRQVVEDSIYDRWFRLNVVHDVEASTLTVYIDGEQKLQVQGRGGDSHYFKFGVYVQNHDSSCMESRWKDVRIFKKH; translated from the exons ATGGCTCTTCGCACTCTCTCATGGATTAGTGTCTCTCTGCTTGTCTTGGCGTCCTGGTCATGCGCTGCAGCCAGGGCCGCACGGGCACCAAAAGCGGCCGACCCGACCTATGGGTTCACGTCGGTGAGGCTCGACGTGCTGCAGCGCCCCTACGACGAGGCGAGCGGCGCACGCTACAGCTTCGACGGCACCATGCGGATGCTCTGGGTGCTCGCCACCGACAAGCCCCATGCCCGCCAGAGGCATACCAGCCCAAGAACTGAGATCAGGATGGCA GGGTACGACTACAGCTCCGGCGTGTGGCAGTTCGAGGGCCACGGGTACGTCCCCTCCGGCACCACGGGGGTGTCTACCATGCAGGTGTTCGGTGCCGGCGAGACGGCCACCACGCTCATGCTGCATGTCTACGATGGCGCGCTGCGGTACTACGACCGGCAGGTCGTGGAAGACTCCATCTATGACAGATGGTTCCGGCTGAACGTGGTCCACGATGTCGAGGCATCCACGCTCACTGTGTACATCGATGGCGAGCAGAAGCTGCAAGTCCAAGGCCGCGGCGGCGACTCTCACTACTTCAAATTTGGTGTGTATGTGCAGAACCACGACTCCAGCTGCATGGAGTCTCGCTGGAAAGACGTTAGGATCTTCAAGAAGCATTAG